In the genome of Carnobacterium viridans, one region contains:
- a CDS encoding alpha-galactosidase, with protein MSKIKVQLLYGVFEEKDIITRAVTITNMGSGKVNVLKADSASLDYADKDFDIIHFHGRHNMERQYERLPLKNGTFSIGSHRGTSSHQHNPFIILSDSETTESHGNCYGMMLMYSGNFLATTEKSQYNQVRAGIGIGSRGFRYSLAHGETFTAPEAILSYSANGLEELSHHYHHFIQKNVVRGKFRDQRRPVLINNWEATYFDFTEQKLIDIARDAAGAGIELFVMDDGWFGKRDSDTSGLGDWQVNLEKIPNGLKQLADTVNKEGLKFGIWFEPEMISEDSDMYRKHPEWSINIPGRPGIRSRDQYVLDFTRQDVRNHLVEEITEVLDSANIEYVKWDMNRSLSNVFSENLESHEQGKFYHLYILGLYEVLERLTSAYPDILFEGCSGGGGRFDAGMLYYTPQIWTSDDTDAVERLRIQHGTSFGYPTRTNGSHVSAVPNHQTSRITPLNTRGIVAMSGSFGYELDITKLTQAEKDEVAEQVEMFKSYYDLIHDGLYYRLTNPWENESFTAWQIVSNDKKETLVSLVRTRQYANDPIAIFRLKGLDPKRTYQLDGEEKEYTGAALMASGWPVPQTSQEYQAFTYHFVCKE; from the coding sequence ATCTCAAAAATAAAAGTTCAGTTGTTGTATGGTGTCTTTGAAGAAAAAGACATCATCACGCGTGCAGTAACGATTACTAATATGGGTTCTGGAAAAGTAAATGTTTTGAAAGCCGACTCAGCAAGTTTAGACTATGCAGATAAAGATTTTGATATCATCCATTTTCATGGTCGTCACAATATGGAACGTCAATATGAACGGCTTCCGCTTAAAAACGGTACCTTTTCAATTGGATCGCATCGTGGTACTTCGAGTCATCAGCACAATCCGTTTATCATCTTAAGTGATTCGGAGACGACTGAAAGCCATGGGAATTGTTATGGAATGATGTTGATGTACAGCGGAAACTTTTTAGCAACCACTGAAAAGTCTCAATACAACCAAGTAAGAGCGGGAATCGGTATTGGCAGCAGAGGGTTCCGTTACTCATTGGCTCATGGCGAAACCTTCACTGCTCCTGAGGCTATTCTGAGTTATTCTGCTAATGGACTGGAAGAACTTTCGCACCATTATCATCACTTCATTCAGAAAAACGTGGTCCGTGGTAAATTCCGTGATCAGCGCCGTCCGGTTTTAATCAATAACTGGGAAGCAACGTATTTTGATTTTACCGAACAAAAACTTATTGACATCGCCCGTGATGCAGCTGGAGCAGGAATAGAACTGTTCGTAATGGATGATGGCTGGTTCGGTAAACGTGATTCAGACACGAGCGGCCTTGGCGATTGGCAAGTGAACCTGGAGAAAATACCTAATGGGCTGAAACAGTTAGCGGATACGGTAAACAAAGAAGGTTTGAAATTTGGTATCTGGTTCGAACCAGAGATGATTTCGGAAGATAGTGATATGTATCGGAAGCACCCAGAATGGAGCATCAATATACCGGGGCGCCCTGGGATTCGCAGTCGCGATCAGTATGTACTAGATTTTACGAGACAAGATGTTCGTAATCACTTAGTAGAGGAAATCACAGAAGTCCTTGATTCAGCTAATATTGAGTATGTAAAATGGGACATGAACCGCAGTTTATCTAACGTGTTCTCTGAGAACTTAGAAAGCCACGAGCAAGGCAAGTTCTATCATTTATATATTTTGGGATTATATGAAGTCTTAGAACGATTGACTTCTGCTTATCCAGATATTTTATTTGAAGGATGCAGCGGCGGTGGCGGTCGCTTTGACGCAGGGATGTTGTATTACACACCGCAAATTTGGACAAGTGATGATACAGATGCTGTCGAACGCTTGCGCATTCAACATGGGACTTCTTTTGGGTATCCGACTCGTACGAATGGCTCGCACGTTTCTGCTGTGCCTAATCATCAAACAAGTCGCATCACCCCTTTGAACACACGTGGAATTGTGGCGATGTCAGGTAGTTTTGGGTATGAATTGGATATTACCAAGTTGACTCAAGCTGAGAAAGATGAAGTAGCAGAACAAGTCGAAATGTTCAAATCTTATTATGATCTAATTCATGATGGATTATATTACCGTTTAACCAATCCTTGGGAAAATGAGAGTTTTACAGCTTGGCAAATTGTTTCAAACGATAAGAAAGAAACCTTAGTCAGCCTTGTACGAACTCGACAATATGCCAACGATCCTATTGCTATTTTTAGACTAAAAGGATTGGATCCTAAGCGAACTTATCAATTAGACGGAGAAGAAAAAGAATATACAGGAGCAGCATTAATGGCAAGCGGCTGGCCAGTGCCGCAAACGAGCCAAGAATATCAAGCCTTTACGTACCATTTTGTTTGCAAAGAATAA
- a CDS encoding PTS system mannose/fructose/sorbose family transporter subunit IID yields the protein MAEKITLSKKDRLAVAWRSTFIQGSWNYERMQNGGWAYSMIPAIKKLYTTKEDRAAALKRHLEFFNTHPYIASPILGVTLALEEERANGAPVDDVAIQGVKVGMMGPLAGVGDPVFWFTVRPMLGALGASLAMGGSILGPIIFFVAWNLIRWGFMWYTQEFGYKAGSKITEDLSGGLLQDITKGASILGMFVLAALVQRWVSISFQPVVSRVQLDDGAFIKWDELPAGGEGIRQAFEQVNSGLALSPTKVTTLQNNLDQLIPGLAALALTLFCMFLLKKKVSPIVIILGLFVVGIGGHVIGLL from the coding sequence ATGGCAGAAAAAATTACTTTATCTAAAAAAGATCGCTTAGCCGTAGCATGGCGCTCTACGTTTATCCAAGGTTCTTGGAACTACGAACGTATGCAAAATGGTGGTTGGGCTTACTCAATGATTCCAGCAATCAAAAAATTATACACTACTAAAGAGGACCGTGCAGCAGCATTAAAACGTCATTTAGAATTCTTTAATACTCACCCATACATTGCTTCACCAATTCTTGGAGTTACTTTAGCTCTTGAAGAAGAGCGTGCAAATGGAGCTCCAGTTGATGATGTAGCTATTCAAGGGGTTAAAGTTGGTATGATGGGTCCTTTGGCCGGTGTTGGTGACCCTGTGTTCTGGTTTACTGTACGTCCTATGTTAGGTGCTCTAGGAGCATCATTGGCAATGGGTGGAAGTATTCTTGGACCGATCATCTTCTTTGTAGCTTGGAACCTTATTCGTTGGGGATTCATGTGGTATACACAAGAATTTGGTTATAAAGCCGGTTCTAAAATCACTGAAGATCTTTCAGGTGGATTATTACAAGACATTACTAAAGGAGCATCAATTCTAGGTATGTTCGTATTAGCTGCTTTAGTACAGCGGTGGGTATCGATCAGTTTCCAACCAGTTGTTTCAAGAGTTCAATTAGATGATGGAGCATTCATCAAATGGGATGAACTTCCAGCAGGCGGAGAAGGAATTCGCCAAGCTTTTGAACAAGTAAACTCAGGATTGGCACTTTCACCTACAAAAGTAACAACTCTACAAAACAACTTGGATCAGTTGATTCCAGGATTAGCTGCATTGGCTTTAACCTTGTTCTGTATGTTCTTGCTTAAGAAAAAAGTTAGTCCAATCGTTATTATTCTTGGTTTATTCGTAGTTGGAATCGGTGGACATGTAATCGGACTTTTATAA
- a CDS encoding helix-turn-helix domain-containing protein — MFTTMANMSPQEFLMNFRMKRAGDLLIKSPNTITTIAISVGYRDSLTFSKAFKKFYSVSPTIFREEKGNNKYERLVSPQRNDSSKQSHDKNTNK; from the coding sequence ATCTTTACAACAATGGCAAATATGTCTCCTCAAGAATTTTTAATGAACTTTCGGATGAAAAGAGCCGGAGATTTACTGATTAAATCTCCTAATACCATTACTACGATTGCTATTTCAGTTGGTTACCGTGATTCTTTAACTTTCTCAAAAGCTTTTAAAAAATTTTATTCCGTTTCACCTACAATATTTAGAGAAGAAAAAGGGAATAATAAGTACGAGCGTTTGGTAAGCCCTCAAAGGAACGATTCAAGTAAGCAAAGTCATGACAAAAATACTAATAAATAA
- a CDS encoding DUF956 family protein: protein MVESINTKVDLVIDATAFTGLTDYGKIMIGDNGFEFFNSRDARKFVQIPWEEVENVIASVMFKGKWIPRYAIETKRSGTFTFSSKNPKEVLRAIQVYVDPSHMVQSLSFFDVLKRAFKSIWKKKK, encoded by the coding sequence ATGGTTGAATCAATTAACACAAAGGTAGACTTAGTAATAGACGCCACCGCTTTTACGGGCCTAACGGATTATGGGAAAATAATGATCGGCGATAACGGATTTGAATTTTTCAATTCCCGTGATGCGCGTAAATTTGTTCAAATTCCGTGGGAAGAAGTAGAGAACGTTATCGCTTCAGTAATGTTCAAAGGGAAATGGATCCCTCGTTACGCGATTGAAACAAAAAGATCAGGAACCTTCACTTTTTCATCTAAGAATCCTAAAGAAGTTCTACGGGCTATACAAGTATATGTAGATCCAAGTCATATGGTCCAGTCCTTAAGCTTTTTTGATGTTCTTAAACGCGCATTTAAATCGATTTGGAAAAAGAAAAAATGA